From the genome of Lates calcarifer isolate ASB-BC8 unplaced genomic scaffold, TLL_Latcal_v3 _unitig_54_quiver_1573, whole genome shotgun sequence:
ATCTAAAGTGGACAGCAGTAGAGTAGAAGTAGAACCACAAACCCTTTGTCAGCAAACATGGCTGACCATGAGGCGAGAGGGAAGTTTAAGGCACATTTTAATCTGTTAATCAAATTGttaatgtacatattttttgtttaaactgtgtttaaagTAAACATGAGATGTTATATTACTCAGAATGTCATATTAAAGATGTATAGCTGTCAAACAATTCATCCATTGGAATGGTCAGAGGATTTTAATGTCACAAATATTCTAATGCTACATTGATTATATACTCAGAACTCTGGCTTTGAACTCACTGATTTCTGGAGATATCTCAGAAATTAAGGATGTTAAGAGCAGTTggtttttttcctcactttgttataataattcaaaatatatatgcattatgttttaaagcatcactttattcatttatttgagtTACTGTTCAGGTCTTTTAAGAATATTTATTGACAATTATATTATTGGTCAGTTCACTTTTTGATGATTTATGAGGGCATTTAGAGTAGAAATACACCATTACagtagtgtttttgtttggaacATACTAATCTTCTGCATAGGTTAATTCTGACTGTCattcttttgtgttttcacaatTAAAGCATCACTGTGAATATCAGTGTTTGGTCTTTCTCCAAATCATAGGATGACTGAGCAGATGCAGTTCAAGCTAAAATGCTGTCACAGTTTGTTGAAACATGGTCCTGAGGCTCTCAGtgttgatggtttttgtttggttgGAAAGGCTTAAGTTCTAAGAAATGAGGTTTTACAGTGTCTTTGTCCAGGAGGCTCCAGGTGGTCGATGACTCTAGAAGTTTAGAGATTGTTGCTTCAATCCTGAGATTGAAGAGTTGAGCCTCGATTCTGAATTTTAAAAGTTAaacccaagaaaaaaaacagttttacgGCAGTGAAAACCACAAGcagtttacattttactgaaacaaaaagttgtcaagtttgagaaaatgttttgcaaCTGCAGCTGTCATTTTTACAATGTGTCGCAGATTTCCACTCTATTTTTCATATTCACAGTGCATCCAGTGGCTGCTGATAACACTTGTACAGAACACTGTACTTTTACTGATAGTAGTTCTTActttgtttggcatttttataGTGCATCTATGTATAATGTACAGTCCTTCCCTTTTTTTAACAGAGCACCCTCACTTCACTTCCTCAAATAGCCGTCATCAACCAACATTCACACTGTCCTCACTGAGGacagttttacagtgtatgATTTAACAGCCCATCctttcctgtcattttttacagtgcagcagctgtcaCCATGACGTCATCAATACTGATCAGAACATATTGATCATGATGATCAGTGTGAATCCTGTTGGACAGAGATCAGTGTAATGTAGTGTTGTAGTGACTCAGTGtgaccactggagggcagtAAATACTCTGATGATTCCTCCATCAGTCAGTTTCCAAAGATCAATATCAGTATTGACCTCAGTATTTATAGCAgtttaataatgtgtgtgttcacatataGAGAGTCATGATCAGACTGATGAACATTAGAGCTAAAATAATGCAGTGAATGTGTCATAATGTCAGTGTGAATCTCAGTATTATTGTCAGTGCTGTATGTGGAGAGTTGTAGTTCCTGACAGtgaccactggagggcagtGATGAGGAGAGTTTCTCTGTgagtctctgtgtctttaacagTCCAGTTTGTATTGAAGACATCAGTGTTGGTCTCAGTGTGGTTAACAGCAGTCATTAGTCCAATTCTAACAACAACATTTagtctttttatcttttctaaACACTTGATGTCACCTGTGTTCATGAGACTGACATCATGCAGTTTACCTGTTCACCACCAGAGGGCGACACCTCCTCATCACAGTCAGAGATATTAGATCAGGACTGttcactgaagctgctgaacTCTGAGTTTAGATGTTTCTAAACGTTTGTGTCTTTAAACAAAGTCAAACCACATCTTTACATGTTAGAAACTCTAAGCAGAAGTTTTCTAATATTATCATCATCCTTCCCAGGAATTATCCTCCTcccatttcctgttttaaagTTTAGTTTCGTTTTCACCGATCATCGTGGCGCAGTTTGTTTTCTCCGTCTGAAGGTGATgtagctgtttttactgttttacctGTGAACACCTGTCGTTACCTGACGCTCCAGTTAATCTAATGTGACTCTAATGTGACGGTAATATGTTTCTACTGTTATTCTATTGTTACTGTAGCAGAGTCAGAGCTGTCGGTGTAAaggaggaggacggagagaTTCCTCTCCGCCATgttgtgtgtacagtgtgtatgagTCGTATCAGTAGTTGAACTGAGTCGTTGTCACTGTGGAGCTCCACTCTCTGAATCAGCGGAGAGGAGCCGCTGCTCTCCCGATGTCTGAGCCACTAAAGTCGGTCTGAGCTCGGCCGGACAGCCGCTGGagaacagctctgactctgtcattacaCTGACTCTACAGGACTCATGTGGACTCAGTGTGACAGCAGCCTATACTCAGACTCTGTTGAACTTTACTCGAGTATTTTCATCTCTTGCTTCTTTTTACTTCACAGCATCAGCTGATGgcagcttcctctgcctcactgctgttgactgcagctccatggctccatctagtggactgATAGTAGAAGTAGAGCAGCTGATGgcagcttcctctgcctcactgctgtctgactgcattcaactgacactgatatgaaagaggaaagaagagccaatcagtggaggagcagctgagattTCTCCAGGAGAAATGATTGGAGTTGATGAGCAGATGAATGATTAGTGTTTCCTCTCCAGGTGAAGGTAGAAAGAGCAGCATGAATCAGTGTGAggaacctggacctggacctgaacctgaacctggatctggacccagctgtgtgtccttCAAGAGTGACTGGTCAAATGGTCGTCTCATTGATTTTAAAGGACCACAGCCCTCTGTTAGAAAGAGGTAAAGTGTTACTAACATTAACTGTGTTGACATGTTGAACAGTATTTCATATGAGTCAGTTCTCAGTCCTGTAGTTGTCGTGTTAATGTGtctttaaaatttattttaacatCAGTAATCAGTGTAATACCTGAAACTGTGACTTCTGATTCAAACCTCTGGGCCTCTGTGCTCCGAGCGGCTGATCCCTGGCTCGAGTCCTGATCCGGGTAGATCTTTACCGCGTGTCACTCCCGTACTTTCTCTCcccgtttcctgtctctctctactgcttctatcaaataaaggcaaaaggccaaaaataaaatatatatataaaatgaagCAAAGACTGGGTCCAAATTCAAATGAGTGAGCAGAACAACAGAACAACCTTCTACTACATAAAATAAATGCCAGGTGATGGTTCTACTGGTATGTCTCAGCTGTTCAGCCTTTGGAAGTCAGAGACTCTCTTTTAGGTCTTGGATATGCATTCTTTGGTAGATGTGGTTTTCATATGTGGTTTTCAGGTTGATGacagaataaaagcagcagtTACTATACTGCTTAGCCAATCAACACGAAAATCTTCCAAATCTTCAGGTCAAAAATCCAGGAAATTATAAAATATACTCAGGCACTTCTGTTCTTCtcatttaatttgttgttgacttgtaaaacaaaaaatcacaaagacaaaagaaaagttaattgaagagaattttaaaaactgaatttcccTTTCTGGTGGTTTTCTTCTGATGGTCTACCAGGATCTATGGGAGACCATGCTCTTCTGAGCCTGGACCTGTACCTGGACTCAGTTTGTCCTTCAAGAATGACTGGTCAAATGAACGCTACACGGATTTTAAAGGACGACAACCCTCTGCTTCAAAGAGGTAAACTGCTACTAACATTACAATGTGATTGGTTGATgtttaaacagctgtttatccAGAGaagtttattaaaacaaaacagctcatagtttcactgtgttctggttcctgtgtttttcaggaggAAGCTGGGAGAACCTGAACCCAGCTGTTTGTCcatgaagagtgactggtctATAAATCGTCCTATATACTTCAAAGATCGACGTCTCAGTTTTCATCCAAGGTGAGAGTTTAAAACTGATTCCCAGTTCCATTGCTCCAACAACTAAAGTATCTGCAGGCCTTTATGGTTGTGTAAAGACTGGTGTGATATTTTGTGAAGTTAATGTAAATGCCATTGGAAAAAGAAAGCTGAAGACTCAACAGCTCTTCTGTGAGCTCCTGCAATGTACATACCCATAATACCCTTCtctgcacacattcacaaaataaTTTATATCTACATCTGCAGAGTTCAGCTTCATTCTTCATTgattcctccacagagtggaccaggagagctcagaggttcccagtggtcagtctgcccagcagcatcaaacacacctggactccatatttatggtctgtacatggacaacaactacttttacatctgttgtgttgacaataatctccatgctgcactttttagaccagtggattgtcagtgtgtccaacatggatctgatgtttggctccatgattttagtttgatggagtcattcatatagttttctgttccagctgctggaggagaacatcgtcacttttgtgaagaaggagctgaagaagatgcagaaggttctgagtccagattacccagaatgcttagagagtcagagggaggatgaggaggtgttggacggtgaggatgaagagcagaggaggaggagcagagaggcatttctgaagatcacactgaacttcctgaggagaatgaagcaggaggagctggctgactgtctgcagagcagtaagaggatttctctaaagatttaacatgatggagaaatgagacGTTTACTGACCTCTCaacacatggagggaaatatgttcatatatgcATTCTTTAGGGGGATTCAAATGTGCCATATGTTCTTTGTACATCACTTACTGGCATACATTGTGGTTTTCAGAAACTtatgctgcagtttgtcagcGTAAACTTAAATCTAACCTGAAGAAgaagttccagtgtttgtttgagaggATCTCTAAATCAGGAAACCCAacccttctgaatcagatctacacagagctctacatcacagagggagggactggagaggtcaatgatgaacatgaggtcagacagattgaaacaacatccaggaaaccagacagaccagaaacaaccatcagacaagaagacatctttaaagcctcacctggaagagatgaaccaatcagaacagtgatgacaaagggagtggctggcattgggaaaacagtcttaacacagaagttcactctggactgggctgaagacaaagccaaccaggacatacacttcacatttccattcactttcagagagctgaatgtgctgaaagagaaaaagttgagcttggtggaacttgttcatcacttctttactgaaaccaaagaagcaggaatctgcaggtttgaagagttccaggttgtgttcatctttgacggtctggatgagtgtcgacttcctctggacttccacaacactgagatcctgactgatgttacagagtccacctcagtggacgtgctgctgacaaacctcatcagggggaaactgcttccctctgctcgcctctggataaccacacgacctgcagcagccaatcagatccctcctgagtgtgttgacatggtgacagaggtcagagggttcactgacccacagaaggaggagtacttcaggaagaggttcagagagaagaagcaggccagcaggatcatctcccacatcaagacctcacgaagcctccacatcatgtgccacatcccagtcttctgctggatcactgctacagttctggaggatgtgttgaaaaccagagagggaggagagctgcccaagaccctgactcagatgtacatccacttcctggtggttcagTCCAAAGTGAAGAACAtcaagtatgatggaggatctgggacagatccacactggagtccagagaccaggaagatgattgagtctctgggaaaactggcttttgatcagctgcagaaaggaaacctgatcttctatgaatcagacctgacagagtgtggcatcgatatcagagcagcctcagtgtactcaggagtgttcacacagatctttaaagaggagagaggactgtaccaggacaaggtgttctgcttcgtccatctgagttttcaggagtttctggctgctcttcatgtccatctgaccttcatcaactctggagtcaatctgctgtcagaagaaCAACCAACCTCCCAGAAGTCTGAAACAAGAAAAGATgactctgcagagacacagttctaccagagtgctgtggacaaggccttacagagtccaaatggacacctggacctgttccttcgcttcctcctgggtctttcactgcagaccaatcagactctcctacgaggtctgctgactcagacaggaagtggttcAGAGACCAAccaggaaacagtccagtacatcaagaagaagattgaagagattccctctgcagagagaagcatcaacctgttccactgtctgaatgaactgaatgattgcactctagtggaggagatccaacagTCCCTGAGTTCAGGAagtctctccacagataaactgtctcctgctcaatggtcagctctggtcttcatcttactgtcatcagaaaaagatctggacgtgtttgacctgaagaaatactctgcttcagaggaggctcttctgaggctgctgccagtggtcaaagcctctaacaaagctctgtaagtATATAGATAGTTGGATTCATTCATCGTTATTtaaagacactgctgtcttttcaacaggagagaaaataaattcctTTCTTCATTAATTCcttatcatcatctcttcagactgagtggctgtaacctctcaaAGAGAAGCTGggaagctctgtcctcagttctcagctcccagtcctctagtctgagagatctggacctgagtcaCAACGACCTGCAGGAATCAGGACTGAAGACTCTGTCTGTTGGACTgaagagtccacactgttcactggagtCTCTCAGGTCAGagttactgtttttaaaaatatatatatattagaaaTTGAATCTAACTTGTATCAACTCTGACTATTAAACTAAAACTCTTTCAAGTTGTGATACATTGTGATTCAGATTGTATCATTTTTGTTAATTACCACTCCAATCATAGTAAACTCCCACATTTTGAGTCTgtttaaaacaaatcaacaagtATTTCAGTCAGTCCTGCGACAATATTACGTATCACCAAATATACCAACTCCTCACTGGACACCATTTAGATACAGAGGTGGTGTTGCTTGAACTGAGAAAATTTTAAGTCTTCTGTTATTTTCTTATTAAAATCTTTTTGGCCCAGAGGCAAAATGCAGTCCTTTTATCACCTTGTGTGCTTTAGCATAATCCAGAGACTGTTGTTAtctctttttgtcatttagtcCAGTCTCAAACTTAAAGGTGATTACAGTGTAACACAAATGTTATTTGTAATCTTCTTCTTCATTATCATCTCTTTAGACTGAGTGtctgtaacctctcagagagaagttgtgaagctctgtcctcagtcctcagctcccagtcctctagtctgagacatctggacctgagtaacaacaacctgcaggattcaggagtgaagacTCTGTCTGTTGAActggagagtccacactgttTACTGAAAACTCTCAGGTCAGATCAAGTTACTAtttaaaatcacaacaaaaatcatcagtttttttcttatgttCTAGCCttatatattgtacagtatttatacagagtcatttttcagtgaaatgtaataaaaaaggcagtttttaaagatttatttagTCAAATTTAGGAACTCCCCACCAGATATTAGGGAAATATCTTGGTTTCACTGAGCAAATTTTTATATGGCCTTTTTTGTCCCAGAAATAAAATGCAGGTTTATTATCACCCTGTGAACTGTAGCACAAACTTGGATCCTTGTTATGTCTTACAATCTTTTTAGTCCAGATACAATATTAAAGATGATTTCAATTTTGTCTTGTTCATAATTTCCTCTTCAGAATGAGTGGCTGTAagctctcagagagaagctgggaagctctgtcctcagttctcagctcccagtcctctagtctgagagatctggacctgagtaacaacaacctgcaggattcaggacTGAAGACtctgtctgttggactggagagtccacactgttcactggagactctcaggtcaggATTCATCAACCTGTTTAACTGATGATCATTTAAAATCTGATCTGCATCAGTGGATAAACAGTTAACAGtatgttgtatatatatatatatagtcctACCCTACTCAGGGTCATACAATACATTCCAATCCAGTATCTTTACCTGGTCTGATTGTTTCCTCCTGACATATGTCTACCAAAACTGTCCCATTATTTGCGTTAGCCATCTCATTTTGACAGTTCAATCTCCCCAACATTTTTTCATATGCAACATTTTCCATCTGAATTCTCCACATATTCAGCGTGGAGGTTCCATCCAACACCTCAGAATTGTCTGTGCACAGGTCACTAGGccagtttttaatattttaaaaatagattttttaaccatataatttaaaacattttcccacAGAGGGAGAACCTTAGAACATTCCCACATCGCATGGAtaaatgtgccatttttttccccacatttccAACATAAATAATCGTTAAGTCAACTCATTCTATGAAGCCTTGGTGGAGTAAAATAATATctattaattattttacattgaATACATTTGCCTCTGGCTTCTCTTATGGAACACTGCGACGAAATGTATTCTTCAGTGTTGGAAAGAATCCCTCCCCATGTTTTTTCATCCATTGTACAAGACATCCTTTTCCCATATCAACTTGAGATTACTGCAACCATTACTGTTTGTCCAAGGACACATCTCATACCATTTTGATGCCTTTTGGTGCATTTTAGGTAGTTGTAGGtagcattcaactgcatttCTGTCTTCACTGAAGGGAACAATCTCTTTAAAACGGTGTCTAATCTGTAAGTACTTCCAAAAATGGCCTCTGTCCTctatattgatttttttctgttacatgAAAGGAAATTGCCGTTTTCAAATAGATCATCTATTCTGATGCCTTTTCTTAGCCACTGAGCCCAATAGATGGTCTGTTTGTCTATCTTATGGATTATGCCATATGGATGCATATTTTTGAGTGTACTGAGAAATTTTTCATCTCTTGTGTACCTCCTGCCAAACCATTTTCAAATGTTCCAGGATAGGAATGATCACCttacttttctcatttttaactATTTGGGTGAGAACCTCAATGGGTTTAAGGGGGAGGTAAGTTGCTATTCAATCAGGACCCAATCCAGCCTAACATCTGTTTCGTCCCAGTGTTCCCTAAGCTTGGACATCTCAAAGGAAATACtataatattttatgtttggCAATTATAAAACCCTTCTCTTCTTTGACTCATATAATTTATCTATACGAATTCAAGGCTTTTTCCCATTCCAAAGAAACTGTTTTATCATTCTGTCATATCTTACTAATAGTTGTTTTGGAAAGCACATAGGTATCATCCCAGTTAGGTAATTTATTTGTGGTGTCACAAccatttttattgtatttactTTGACCCATAATGTCAGGTGTCAGTGCTGTGTCAGTTAATACAATAACCAGAGATTTTAGAATATGTTTCAATAGTTTCTAGCAATACTGACACAGAACTGGCTGGATCCTGACTTAGTACTAAaatatcatctgcataaagaAATAGCTTATGCGCCCTATCACCTCCAATGACTCCCTTTATTCTTAATTCTGCTCTAATCAATATAGCTAAAGGTCCTAAGAAAATTGTAAACAACAGCGGGCTAAGACTGCACCCCTGTCTAGTTGACCTAGTTATATTAAAAGAGATATTATCAAGTTGGTAAAGACTGCAGCTTTAGGACCCAAGTATAAGACTCTTATCCATCTGCAAAAACCCTCCCCAAACCCAAATTTTGAGAGAGTTGCAAATAAAAGGCCCCATTCCACCCTATCAAAAGCTTTTTAAGCACCAAGTGATATGGCTGAAATAGGGTG
Proteins encoded in this window:
- the LOC108874700 gene encoding NACHT, LRR and PYD domains-containing protein 3; protein product: MISVSSPGEGRKSSMNQCEEPGPGPEPEPGSGPSCVSFKSDWSNGRLIDFKGPQPSVRKRIYGRPCSSEPGPVPGLSLSFKNDWSNERYTDFKGRQPSASKRRKLGEPEPSCLSMKSDWSINRPIYFKDRRLSFHPRVDQESSEVPSGQSAQQHQTHLDSIFMLLEENIVTFVKKELKKMQKVLSPDYPECLESQREDEEVLDGEDEEQRRRSREAFLKITLNFLRRMKQEELADCLQSKTYAAVCQRKLKSNLKKKFQCLFERISKSGNPTLLNQIYTELYITEGGTGEVNDEHEVRQIETTSRKPDRPETTIRQEDIFKASPGRDEPIRTVMTKGVAGIGKTVLTQKFTLDWAEDKANQDIHFTFPFTFRELNVLKEKKLSLVELVHHFFTETKEAGICRFEEFQVVFIFDGLDECRLPLDFHNTEILTDVTESTSVDVLLTNLIRGKLLPSARLWITTRPAAANQIPPECVDMVTEVRGFTDPQKEEYFRKRFREKKQASRIISHIKTSRSLHIMCHIPVFCWITATVLEDVLKTREGGELPKTLTQMYIHFLVVQSKVKNIKYDGGSGTDPHWSPETRKMIESLGKLAFDQLQKGNLIFYESDLTECGIDIRAASVYSGVFTQIFKEERGLYQDKVFCFVHLSFQEFLAALHVHLTFINSGVNLLSEEQPTSQKSETRKDDSAETQFYQSAVDKALQSPNGHLDLFLRFLLGLSLQTNQTLLRGLLTQTGSGSETNQETVQYIKKKIEEIPSAERSINLFHCLNELNDCTLVEEIQQSLSSGSLSTDKLSPAQWSALVFILLSSEKDLDVFDLKKYSASEEALLRLLPVVKASNKALLSGCNLSKRSWEALSSVLSSQSSSLRDLDLSHNDLQESGLKTLSVGLKSPHCSLESLRLSVCNLSERSCEALSSVLSSQSSSLRHLDLSNNNLQDSGVKTLSVELESPHCLLKTLRMSGCKLSERSWEALSSVLSSQSSSLRDLDLSNNNLQDSGLKTLSVGLESPHCSLETLSLSGCLIREKGCASLASALRSNPSHLRELDLSYNHPGDSGVKLLSAGLEDPDWRLDTLRVEPGGVRWLRPGLTKYSCQLTIDTNTVNTKIKLSDDNRKVIYVEEDQSYPDHPDRFDQLSQLLCRTGLTGRCYWEVEWRGGVDVSVSYRGISRKGESDECWFGRNNQSWSLRCAYPQGYSVCHNNRETTISSSSLCHRVAVYVDCPAGSLSFYRVSSDSLIHLHTFNTTFTEPLYPGFTLWRPGSSVSLCSV